The following are from one region of the bacterium genome:
- a CDS encoding DUF1338 domain-containing protein — translation MTQPTLDELFAFFWRDFCSTTPDALRIHHLLEERGETVANDHVAFRTFNIGPLALESVASVFARLGYMPSGEYRFEEKKLRAMSFRRPSGAYPHVFVSELLTEEFSEELAKIVRGLVAHVPESLWGSPELFTNLPTWPRVSYLAYRRLLEESEYAGWLAAFGLRVNHFTVSVNALKSFASLEALDEHLVRSGFRLNESGGAIKGSPRDLLEQSSTLACRVEWEFAGGDRRVIPSCYYEFAKRYVDPATGELYPGFVAKSADKIFESTDTRWK, via the coding sequence GTGACCCAACCGACGTTGGACGAACTGTTCGCCTTCTTCTGGCGCGACTTCTGCTCCACGACGCCCGACGCGCTGCGGATCCACCACCTCCTCGAGGAACGCGGCGAGACGGTCGCCAACGACCACGTCGCCTTCCGCACGTTCAACATCGGGCCGCTGGCGCTCGAGTCGGTCGCCTCGGTCTTCGCCCGTCTGGGGTACATGCCGAGCGGCGAGTACCGCTTCGAGGAGAAGAAGCTCCGCGCGATGTCGTTCCGCCGGCCTTCCGGCGCCTACCCGCACGTCTTCGTCTCCGAGCTGCTGACCGAGGAGTTCAGCGAAGAGCTGGCCAAGATCGTCCGGGGGCTCGTCGCCCACGTGCCGGAGAGCCTCTGGGGCTCCCCCGAGCTGTTCACGAACCTGCCGACCTGGCCGCGCGTCTCCTACCTCGCCTACCGGCGCCTGCTCGAGGAATCGGAGTACGCCGGCTGGCTGGCCGCCTTCGGCCTGCGCGTCAACCACTTCACCGTCTCCGTCAACGCGCTCAAGTCGTTCGCCTCGCTGGAGGCGCTCGACGAGCACCTCGTCCGCTCCGGCTTCCGGCTCAACGAATCGGGGGGCGCGATCAAGGGATCGCCGCGCGACCTGCTCGAGCAGTCCTCGACCCTCGCCTGCCGCGTCGAGTGGGAGTTCGCCGGCGGCGACCGCCGGGTGATCCCGAGCTGCTACTACGAGTTCGCCAAGCGGTACGTGGACCCGGCGACCGGCGAGCTCTATCCCGGCTTCGTCGCCAAGAGCGCGGACAAGATCTTCGAGTCGACCGACACCCGCTGGAAGTAG
- a CDS encoding PilZ domain-containing protein yields the protein MESPKLMTRVLLVDDPRLLAEVEGSALERADLEIIVPPAGADIEQFVADLRPAALVVGEGDACPYALDLCRRLRSNPLTSGVGIIYIGIGLNRERSREAGADVFVPRPFTRFELREAFLRVLRLKDRIALRRRVDLPVELSVGRDHVHGACRDLSLSGAFLVADCAAAAGERGRMLFEAGGRRFELGVEVVRRGHLRPGEAGVGVSFVGLEPAIGVQLSRFVRTVGPTG from the coding sequence ATGGAGAGTCCAAAGCTCATGACGCGCGTGCTGCTGGTCGACGATCCCCGCTTGTTGGCCGAGGTCGAAGGTTCCGCGCTGGAACGGGCGGACCTCGAGATCATCGTGCCGCCGGCCGGGGCGGACATCGAACAGTTCGTGGCCGACCTGCGGCCGGCCGCGCTGGTCGTCGGCGAAGGGGACGCCTGCCCCTACGCCCTCGACCTCTGCCGCCGCCTCCGCTCGAACCCGCTCACCAGCGGCGTCGGGATCATCTACATCGGCATCGGGCTCAACCGGGAGCGGAGCCGCGAGGCGGGGGCCGACGTCTTCGTGCCGCGCCCGTTCACCAGGTTCGAGCTGCGCGAGGCGTTCCTGCGGGTCCTGCGGCTCAAGGACCGGATCGCCCTCCGGCGCCGCGTGGACCTGCCGGTCGAGCTGTCGGTCGGTCGGGACCACGTCCACGGCGCCTGCCGCGACCTGTCCCTCTCCGGCGCCTTCCTCGTCGCGGACTGCGCGGCGGCGGCGGGCGAGCGGGGGCGGATGCTGTTCGAGGCCGGCGGCCGCCGTTTCGAGCTCGGCGTCGAGGTCGTCCGCCGCGGGCATCTCCGTCCCGGGGAGGCGGGGGTCGGGGTGTCGTTCGTCGGTCTGGAACCGGCGATCGGCGTGCAGTTGTCCCGCTTTGTGCGGACGGTCGGCCCGACTGGCTGA